From Thermococcus sp.:
TTTAGGACCGCGTTCCCGCTCGGCGGGTAAGGGTTTGCTATGGCCTTTGCTATTGTCTTTGGCCTTTCAAAGTGCTCTATCCTCGCTTTCCCCTCCCTGAACGCCCTGCATATCGGGGAGCAACCTTTGGCCTGAACAGTTATAAGCTTTGGGAGCTCTTCAATCAGCCCGTTCCTCATCAGCTCGATGAAGCCCTTCGCTATCCCCCTGAAGAGCCCTCCTGAGCTGGTGGGGATTAGAACGTAGTCCGGCGTTGTCTCCTCGGCTATCTCGAATGCTATGCCCTTGTAGCCCTCGACGCGGAAGGGGTTGTCGGAGTTGATGAAATAAACACCCAGGTTCTCCCCGAGTTTCAGGCTCTCAAAGTAAAGTCTCCCGTAGTCGCCCCTGACTCTTATGACACTTCCGCCGTAAACCGAAACGGCTTTGAGCTTCTCCTCGTCCGCGTTTTCCGAGACGAGGATTTTTGCACTGAGGCCAGCCCTTGCGGCGTAGGCGGCTACACTTGCCGCCATGTTGCCGGTCGAAACGGTTCCGACAGCCTTGTAGCCTGCTTTAATGGCGTAGCTCACCGCCAGAAAGGTCCCCCTGTCCTTGAAGCTCCACGTCGGGTTAGCCGTCTCGTTCTTGAGGTAGAGCCTTATGCCAAGCTCCTCTCCGAGCCTTGATTTAACCAGCGGAGTATCCCCCTCACCGAGCGAGAACTCTAAAACCGGTTCAATCGGCCAGAAGTTCCAAAAGCGCTCCCAGACGCTCTTTCCTATGTAGGGCTCACCCTTGAGGATTTTAAACTCCACCGGCTCACCGCAGGAGCAGCGCTGGACGGGTTCCTCATAGGTTCTCCCACAGATAGGGCATCTAAGCTTCATTCACCTCCCTCCTGAAGGCTTTGAGGGTTACTACTCTTCCCGAGATGGTTATGGTGTAGGTTGCATAGTCGTTCCCTCTCGCGAGTTTCTCAAGGGTTTTTCCGAGCTCCATTGTGGCCGATTTGCTGGAGAAGAGGACGCGCCAGATGAGAATGTAGCCGGTTCCGTTCCTTGCTAAGATGAGCTTGTCTCCGCGCCACGAGGTTGAGACGTTCCAAACGGTCGCGTTGTTGAGCTTGGCAACGTCCCTGAGGAGAACATAAACGTAGAACGCACCGAGCCTGTCGTCCCAGAGAACCTTCGAGCCGTTCGGAACCTCAACGCTGACCCTCTCGGGAGTGAAATTCTC
This genomic window contains:
- the thrC gene encoding threonine synthase; protein product: MKLRCPICGRTYEEPVQRCSCGEPVEFKILKGEPYIGKSVWERFWNFWPIEPVLEFSLGEGDTPLVKSRLGEELGIRLYLKNETANPTWSFKDRGTFLAVSYAIKAGYKAVGTVSTGNMAASVAAYAARAGLSAKILVSENADEEKLKAVSVYGGSVIRVRGDYGRLYFESLKLGENLGVYFINSDNPFRVEGYKGIAFEIAEETTPDYVLIPTSSGGLFRGIAKGFIELMRNGLIEELPKLITVQAKGCSPICRAFREGKARIEHFERPKTIAKAIANPYPPSGNAVLKLLREFNWLCVTVSDEGIIEAQKKLAGEGLFVQPASATGIAALKKLVESGTIPEGTKVVSILTGSGLKTLSHMEGGGIMECAIGNLEKCLR